In Phacochoerus africanus isolate WHEZ1 chromosome 2, ROS_Pafr_v1, whole genome shotgun sequence, one DNA window encodes the following:
- the TMEM200A gene encoding transmembrane protein 200A, giving the protein MIATGGVITGLAALKRQDSARSQHHVNLSPSPAAQEKKPVRRRPRADVVVVRGKIRLYSPSGFFLILGVLISIVGIAMAVLGYWPQKEHFIDAETTLSTNETEVIRNQGGVVVRFFEQHLHSDKMKMLGPFTMGIGIFIFICANAILHENRDKETKIIHMRDIYSTVIDIHTLRIKEQKHMNGIYTGLMGETEVKQNGNSCASRLAANTIASFSGFRSSFRMDSSVEEDELVINESKSLGHLIPPLLSDSSASVCGLYPPPSKTAEDKSSGPKKCETKSIVSSSISAFTLPVIKLNNCVIDEPSIDNITEDADTLKSRSRNLSMDSLMLPLPNSSQPFQPVSMILPRNNSIGESLSSQYKSSVALGPGAGQLLSPGAARRQFGSNTSLHLLSSHSKSLDLDRGPSTLTVQAEQRKHPSWPRLDRSNSKGYMKLENKEDPVERLLVPQAAIKKDFTNKEKLLMISRSHNNLSFEHDEFLSNSLKRGTSETRF; this is encoded by the coding sequence ATGATAGCAACTGGTGGAGTAATAACTGGCCTGGCTGCCTTGAAAAGGCAAGACTCTGCCAGATCACAGCATCATGTCAACCTCAGCCCATCACCTGCTGCCCAGGAAAAGAAACCAGTCAGACGTCGACCACGGGCCGATGTTGTGGTTGTTCGAGGCAAAATCCGGCTTTATTCCCCAtctggtttttttctcattttaggagTACTTATCTCCATTGTAGGAATTGCAATGGCAGTCCTTGGATATTGGCCccagaaagaacattttattgaTGCTGAGACAACGTTGTCAACAAACGAAACTGAGGTCATCCGGAACCAAGGCGGTGTGGTGGTTCGCTTCTTTGAGCAGCATTTACATTCcgataaaatgaaaatgcttgGCCCTTTCACAATGGGGattggcattttcattttcatttgtgctAATGCCATTCTTCATGAGAATCGTGACAAAGAAACCAAAATCATACACATGAGGGATATCTATTCCACAGTCATTGATATCCACACGCTAAGAATCAAGGAGCAAAAGCATATGAACGGCATCTACACTGGTTTAATGGGAGAAACAGAAGTAAaacagaatgggaactcctgtgcctcgAGACTGGCAGCTAACACCATTGCTTCTTTTTCAGGTTTTAGGAGCAGTTTTCGGATGGACAGTTCTGTTGAGGAGGATGAGCTTGTGATAAATGAAAGTAAGAGTTTGGGGCATCTTATACCACCTTTGCTCTCTGACAGCTCTGCCTCTGTGTGTGGCCTCTATCCACCTCCTTCCAAGACAGCTGAGGATAAGTCCAGTGGCCCTAAGAAATGTGAAACCAAGTCAATTGTGTCATCGTCCATCAGTGCTTTTACATTGCCTGTGATCAAACTTAATAACTGTGTTATTGATGAGCCCAGTATAGACAACATCACTGAGGATGCTGATACCCTTAAAAGTAGGTCAAGGAATTTGTCAATGGACTCCCTGATGCTCCCCCTACCCAACAGCAGTCAGCCCTTCCAGCCAGTCAGTATGATTCTTCCAAGGAATAATTCCATTGGGGAGTCATTGTCAAGTCAGTACAAGTCCTCTGTGGCCCTTGGACCTGGAGCTGGACAGCTCCTGTCTCCTGGGGCTGCTAGAAGACAGTTTGGGTCCAACACATCCTTGCATTTGCTCTCGTCCCACTCAAAATCCTTAGACTTAGACCGAGGTCCTTCCACCCTAACTGTTCAAGCAGAACAGCGGAAACATCCAAGTTGGCCTCGGTTGGATCGAAGCAACAGCAAAGGATATATGAAACTAGAGAACAAAGAGGACCCAGTGGAGAGGCTGCTTGTGCCCCAAGCTGCCATCAAGAAAGACTTTACCAATAAGGAGAAGCTTCTTATGATTTCAAGATCTCACAATAATTTGAGTTTTGAACATGATGAGTTTTTGAGTAACAGCTTGAAGCGGGGAACTTCTGAAACAAGGTTTTAA